The Sphingobacterium bambusae genome includes a window with the following:
- a CDS encoding serine hydrolase domain-containing protein — MNRFLLSILTLGLLVTQATAQTFQKAKLDSFFQALEKHDRFIGTINIEQQGKNIYSRSLGFADLEHQKKATETTEYRIGSISKTFTAVLVLQAVEEGKLTLDQHIDTFFPNLLNADTISIRQLLQHKSGINNFTNRADYLSWIDQEKSREQLLQIIAEGGSDFTPGSKTAYSNSNFVLLTFILETSYGKPYSELLKSKIADKAGLEHTFVGGTIDTEKGQAKSYRYQSGWKLMPETNMSIPRGAGAVVSTAADLVKFSNALFGGKLLRPESVEMMKGLDKGFGLGIMRIPFFEKTGYGHGGSIDGFASMLVHFADGDITYAAISNGSAIDMNEVTIAALSTLFGRPITIPVFSDYKVSDEELEQYTGNYSSKDIALKIKVTKVDGVLMAQATGQAAFPLEATAAHQFKFDTAKIRMDFDPVKQTMTLLQGGRTYNYTRE; from the coding sequence ATGAATAGATTTCTCTTAAGCATTCTTACGCTAGGCTTGCTTGTGACCCAAGCCACAGCTCAAACGTTCCAAAAAGCAAAACTTGATAGCTTCTTCCAAGCGCTGGAAAAGCATGATAGGTTTATCGGGACGATCAATATCGAGCAGCAAGGTAAGAATATTTATAGCAGATCCTTAGGTTTCGCAGACCTCGAACATCAAAAAAAGGCGACGGAAACAACCGAATATCGGATAGGGTCGATAAGCAAAACCTTTACAGCGGTGCTGGTATTGCAGGCCGTGGAAGAGGGAAAGCTGACTTTGGATCAACATATAGACACCTTCTTTCCCAACTTGCTCAATGCTGATACGATAAGCATAAGGCAGCTGCTGCAGCATAAAAGCGGCATCAACAATTTTACGAACCGCGCCGACTACTTAAGCTGGATAGATCAGGAAAAAAGCAGGGAGCAACTGCTGCAGATCATTGCCGAAGGCGGGAGTGATTTCACGCCCGGCAGTAAAACGGCCTACTCCAATTCTAACTTTGTGTTACTCACCTTTATTTTGGAGACCAGCTATGGCAAGCCCTATTCCGAGCTGCTGAAAAGTAAAATTGCGGATAAGGCAGGCCTGGAACATACATTTGTAGGAGGCACGATCGATACCGAGAAGGGGCAAGCAAAATCTTACCGTTACCAAAGCGGCTGGAAATTGATGCCGGAAACCAACATGTCTATTCCGAGAGGTGCTGGTGCGGTGGTTTCAACGGCGGCAGACTTGGTGAAGTTCAGCAACGCGCTCTTCGGAGGCAAATTACTGCGCCCGGAAAGCGTAGAGATGATGAAAGGGCTAGACAAAGGTTTCGGGTTGGGCATTATGCGTATTCCCTTTTTTGAGAAAACCGGATATGGCCATGGCGGCAGTATCGACGGTTTTGCGTCGATGCTCGTACACTTCGCCGACGGCGATATTACCTATGCGGCCATTAGCAATGGTAGTGCGATCGATATGAATGAGGTAACAATTGCCGCACTGAGTACGCTGTTTGGTAGGCCGATAACGATTCCTGTCTTTTCGGACTATAAGGTATCTGACGAAGAGCTTGAACAATATACTGGAAACTACAGCTCGAAGGATATTGCCTTGAAAATTAAAGTAACCAAAGTGGATGGCGTGCTGATGGCACAGGCAACGGGGCAGGCAGCCTTCCCGCTGGAGGCTACTGCCGCACATCAGTTCAAGTTTGATACGGCAAAGATTCGTATGGACTTTGACCCGGTCAAACAGACCATGACCTTGCTGCAAGGCGGGAGAACGTATAACTATACCAGGGAGTAA
- a CDS encoding GTP-binding protein, with translation MIKKLPVTVLSGFLGAGKTTLLNHVLHNKEQLKVAVIVNDMSEVNIDAQLVEREHTLSRTEERLVEMSNGCICCTLREDLMLEVERLAKENRFDYLLIESTGISEPIPVAQTFSYVDEQSGIDLSAFSYIDSMVTVVDCFNFFRDFGSMDTLQDRDLSDDVNDGRTIVNLLTDQIEFASIIVLNKIDLVADERLLVLEAAIRKLNPGAKLIRTQFGQVSLTEIMGTHSFDFDEASSSAGWIQELEAEHTPETEEYGISSFVFRSARPFHPQRWHHYLNVHYPTGIIRAKGLFWIASRPNFAINFSQAGGSLRIENAGYWWCSMAEEERVRYPMYIENRAQIEAGWHKQWGDRKNELVFIGQQLDKEKLIAELNRCLLNEAECEDWRYTAWKDEFPKNI, from the coding sequence ATGATAAAAAAATTGCCTGTGACTGTACTAAGTGGTTTTCTTGGTGCAGGAAAAACAACATTGCTAAACCATGTGCTGCACAATAAGGAACAGCTGAAAGTAGCGGTGATCGTGAATGACATGAGCGAAGTGAATATCGATGCACAGCTTGTCGAGCGTGAACATACCCTGTCACGAACGGAAGAGCGGCTGGTGGAGATGAGCAATGGCTGTATATGCTGCACCCTGCGCGAGGATCTGATGTTGGAAGTGGAACGGCTGGCGAAGGAGAATCGGTTTGACTACCTGTTGATCGAGAGTACGGGCATTTCTGAGCCTATACCCGTTGCTCAGACTTTCAGCTATGTGGATGAACAAAGTGGGATCGATTTATCAGCCTTCAGTTACATTGACAGCATGGTCACGGTGGTAGATTGCTTTAATTTCTTTCGAGATTTTGGAAGTATGGACACCTTGCAAGATCGGGATTTAAGCGATGATGTGAACGATGGACGCACTATCGTGAATCTGTTAACCGATCAGATTGAGTTTGCTTCCATCATTGTGCTGAATAAGATCGATTTGGTGGCGGATGAACGGTTGCTGGTGCTAGAGGCTGCGATACGCAAGCTCAATCCAGGAGCCAAACTCATCCGTACACAATTTGGACAGGTTTCGCTAACGGAGATTATGGGAACCCATAGTTTCGACTTCGACGAAGCTTCCTCATCTGCAGGCTGGATACAGGAGTTGGAAGCGGAGCATACGCCGGAAACCGAAGAGTATGGAATTTCTTCTTTTGTTTTTCGCAGTGCACGGCCCTTTCATCCACAACGCTGGCACCATTACTTAAATGTGCACTACCCGACAGGGATTATACGAGCGAAAGGATTGTTCTGGATAGCATCACGACCAAATTTCGCCATCAATTTTAGCCAGGCTGGCGGAAGTCTACGCATAGAAAATGCGGGCTATTGGTGGTGCAGTATGGCGGAAGAAGAACGTGTACGTTATCCTATGTATATCGAGAATCGTGCACAGATTGAGGCCGGATGGCACAAACAATGGGGCGACCGAAAAAATGAATTGGTTTTTATAGGGCAGCAATTGGACAAAGAAAAGCTGATAGCCGAACTTAATCGTTGTCTGCTGAATGAAGCAGAGTGTGAGGATTGGCGATACACGGCGTGGAAAGACGAATTCCCCAAGAATATCTAG
- a CDS encoding nuclear transport factor 2 family protein, translating to MKKTVISIISAFIMIASFSAFATETSNPLKKFDSTSIISVYLESAALGNPTLNKYIFTEDFEYRNSANNDSFNKKQYMKFLKQSAGAKFDCKTSYEILDQTGSTCVAKTTMTFDHFVRVDYITLNQTQDGWKLSKVVTTYP from the coding sequence ATGAAAAAAACAGTAATCTCCATCATCAGTGCATTCATCATGATCGCTTCGTTTAGCGCTTTCGCTACAGAAACATCTAATCCACTTAAAAAATTTGACTCGACAAGCATCATCAGTGTTTATCTAGAGTCTGCCGCATTGGGTAACCCGACGTTGAACAAATACATTTTCACAGAAGATTTTGAATACCGCAACAGCGCCAACAACGACAGCTTCAACAAAAAGCAATACATGAAATTCTTAAAGCAAAGTGCCGGTGCCAAGTTCGATTGCAAAACTAGCTATGAAATATTGGATCAAACGGGGTCTACTTGTGTTGCTAAAACCACCATGACTTTTGATCATTTTGTACGTGTCGATTACATCACGCTTAATCAAACCCAAGACGGTTGGAAACTGAGCAAAGTGGTGACCACCTACCCCTAA
- a CDS encoding Na+/H+ antiporter, with product MENYAIILVLMGAMAILSTMAEKIKISSPIVLIVAGIAIGFIPGMPAIAIESEVVFLLFLPPLLYDAAFKIHWKEFKDNIYIISRLAFSLVFITTLGIAAVAYYLIPGMSWPLAFVLGAILAPTDAVAALNITKGMKLSSLTNTVLEGESLLNDASALVAFKFALAALFGASFVLWEASLSFVTLLIGGFLVGFVFSKLLGFVLKLIRDNGTAVLSLVLLSPFVVYLLAEHIHASGVIAVVTLAFGLSKLSAARFPERLKVQSEHIWDMISFLLNGLIFILIGLELPIVVKKLTSEQLLTYGGIAAIITVTALLVRTLSVFLHRKRLHKAFQHAQNNKRARAIPESILLSVQESMIISWSGMRGIISLALAIGLPHVLKNGQAFPMKDDIIYITTVVVLLTIVGQGLLLPFIARPKS from the coding sequence ATGGAGAATTATGCCATCATATTAGTTTTAATGGGTGCCATGGCTATATTGAGTACAATGGCGGAGAAAATAAAGATTTCTTCTCCTATTGTACTTATTGTGGCCGGAATAGCGATTGGTTTTATCCCGGGGATGCCGGCCATAGCAATCGAATCGGAAGTGGTGTTTCTGCTTTTCCTACCTCCACTGCTTTATGACGCAGCATTCAAGATACATTGGAAAGAATTTAAAGATAATATTTATATCATTTCGCGACTGGCTTTTAGTTTGGTGTTTATCACCACCTTGGGCATTGCGGCCGTGGCTTATTACCTGATACCCGGCATGTCATGGCCCTTGGCCTTTGTTTTGGGCGCTATTTTGGCACCTACGGATGCTGTCGCCGCTCTGAACATTACCAAAGGGATGAAACTGAGCTCGCTTACCAATACCGTATTGGAAGGAGAGAGCCTATTGAATGATGCTTCTGCTCTAGTAGCTTTTAAATTTGCACTGGCGGCACTTTTTGGTGCTTCTTTTGTGCTCTGGGAGGCATCACTTTCGTTTGTGACGCTACTGATCGGCGGTTTTCTTGTGGGTTTTGTGTTCAGCAAACTGCTTGGTTTCGTGCTGAAGCTGATCCGCGACAACGGCACTGCCGTGTTGAGTTTGGTGTTGCTATCACCTTTTGTAGTTTATTTGCTTGCTGAGCATATTCACGCTTCGGGCGTCATCGCGGTGGTCACGCTGGCCTTTGGCCTGTCGAAGCTTAGTGCCGCACGATTTCCTGAACGGCTGAAAGTGCAGTCGGAACATATATGGGATATGATCAGTTTTTTGTTGAATGGCTTAATCTTTATTCTGATAGGTTTGGAATTGCCTATCGTGGTGAAGAAATTGACCAGCGAACAGCTGCTGACCTATGGTGGTATTGCTGCCATTATTACCGTGACGGCGCTATTGGTGCGAACGCTAAGCGTTTTTCTACATCGGAAGAGATTACATAAGGCTTTTCAACATGCGCAAAATAACAAGCGTGCCCGCGCTATTCCCGAATCGATTCTATTAAGTGTGCAGGAAAGCATGATCATCAGCTGGTCAGGCATGCGCGGCATCATTTCCTTGGCACTGGCCATCGGACTTCCGCATGTATTGAAAAATGGGCAAGCTTTTCCCATGAAAGATGACATTATCTACATCACCACCGTTGTCGTGCTACTGACCATTGTGGGACAAGGATTGCTCTTACCTTTTATTGCGCGACCGAAAAGCTAA
- a CDS encoding sensor histidine kinase, with protein MKEDNKSARKFKRKNFLLFPVGVLLLMLVGGLILQVIFNRLTELNRKMLRDIANEKALAVQKEFDLLEQRLSWFLVQAEGQDRETIQSYLQKDTILHTFLTLAPLDSSLQSEDWKKNLKYRLPYVIRSKAGRLQVLIDLRKFNTYFWVGGSGHAYFEIVSPDNFFLMHPELSQVGKANPIHTALKRDWQDTIVLSNYLQLDALRRSVSLKGIFANAQLATSVPLLITADETQEILNLSMLLGVGFLVITITFLQIIYRNKQRVQQLEIEQSELSREQATMRFERLREQMNPHFLFNALGSLQQLIAKDQDHAKRFVGKMAKVYRKMLQDDRSGWSSLEEELALVQAYFFLQEVRFAKALMPINYVIPPAVLKRQIPRLSLQTLVENAIKHTVFTREQPLEIEIIVDDDQVLVKNRYRPRMTSESQTGGYGLEYIASMYRYVELEGFSYEVENGFFVLHLPLR; from the coding sequence GTGAAAGAGGATAATAAGTCGGCTAGGAAGTTTAAGCGTAAGAATTTCCTGTTGTTTCCTGTAGGCGTTTTACTGTTGATGCTGGTTGGAGGCTTGATCTTGCAGGTGATTTTTAATCGTCTGACGGAGTTGAACAGGAAAATGCTGCGCGATATCGCCAATGAGAAAGCTTTGGCGGTACAAAAAGAGTTTGATCTGCTGGAGCAACGTTTAAGTTGGTTTCTTGTACAGGCTGAGGGGCAGGATCGAGAGACCATTCAGTCTTACCTGCAGAAGGATACCATTCTGCACACTTTCTTGACCTTGGCTCCGCTGGATTCCAGCCTGCAGTCGGAAGATTGGAAGAAGAACTTAAAGTACCGGTTGCCCTATGTGATTCGTTCGAAGGCTGGCCGTTTGCAGGTGCTTATCGACCTTAGAAAGTTTAATACCTATTTTTGGGTTGGCGGCAGTGGACATGCCTATTTCGAGATTGTTTCACCGGATAACTTCTTTTTGATGCATCCCGAACTGTCACAAGTAGGAAAGGCCAATCCTATACATACCGCGTTGAAGCGAGATTGGCAAGACACGATCGTACTGTCGAACTATCTCCAACTGGATGCATTAAGGCGCAGTGTATCGCTGAAAGGTATATTTGCCAATGCACAGTTGGCAACGAGCGTACCGCTGCTCATCACCGCAGATGAAACTCAAGAAATATTAAACCTCAGTATGCTGCTTGGTGTCGGTTTTTTGGTTATCACCATTACCTTTTTGCAGATCATCTATCGGAACAAGCAGCGAGTACAGCAATTGGAAATCGAGCAATCCGAACTGTCGCGAGAACAGGCCACCATGCGCTTCGAGCGATTGCGCGAGCAGATGAATCCACATTTCTTATTTAATGCATTGGGCTCCCTGCAACAGTTGATTGCTAAAGATCAGGATCATGCCAAGCGCTTTGTAGGTAAGATGGCGAAGGTATATCGTAAGATGTTGCAGGACGACCGCTCGGGTTGGTCGAGCCTAGAAGAGGAATTGGCCTTGGTGCAAGCCTATTTCTTCCTGCAAGAGGTTCGTTTTGCGAAAGCATTAATGCCGATAAACTATGTTATTCCACCTGCGGTATTAAAAAGACAAATCCCGCGTTTGAGTTTACAAACTCTAGTAGAAAATGCTATAAAGCATACGGTATTTACGCGGGAGCAGCCCTTAGAAATAGAAATTATTGTTGATGATGATCAGGTATTGGTGAAAAATCGATACCGGCCGCGGATGACCAGCGAATCGCAAACGGGAGGCTATGGTTTGGAATATATTGCATCCATGTATCGATATGTAGAGTTGGAAGGTTTTTCTTACGAGGTGGAGAATGGTTTCTTTGTGCTACATCTGCCGCTTCGATAG
- a CDS encoding DEAD/DEAH box helicase family protein, producing MKAFPKDIRFKYAWRTYQQRILDNLDTHLEDGHLHVVAPPGSGKTVLGLEVAIRLDKACLILAPTIAIRNQWIQRLCELFLGQTVAPDWISTDIRKPGFVTAVTYQGLHAACSGTVDTEQLEQEDAEQLPPASKPMKRARLGDISKALLAKKVQTLVLDEAHHLKNAWWETLSKLKSKLNPIVVGLTATPPYDVSAAEWKRYIEINGPVDEEISVPELVEAGDLCLHQDYVHISLPTIQECEQIDGFRSKASTLFHEIKEDEQLLAAVESHPYWIAPLSQIDAIYGDLPAYSACLIYMASQGRTLSEEHQDIIGEQDLAIPLLDYTWMQRLLHFYIFSGNPHFAPFEEHRLHLENRLRRSGVLEQRSIDFLNNRAVTGRLTSSVRKLDSIKEIVDFEYAHLGERLRMVVLADYIRKEFYSSGSTNNLDINRLGVLPIFEKLRRTNTMKAKLAVLTGSIILIPSQAKEAFIQKAASIGIEDIRFTSVPYDANYLRVEPHERLKHQVVHVVTQLFQAGYIEVLIGTKALLGEGWDAPAINALILASFVGSFVLSNQMRGRAIRTEKGNPHKTSNIWHLVCLDPGLPNGGADFLSMHRKFKAFVGVSFHDDGGIENGVGRLDMPFDNLDGDRVAEINAAMFASAADRAGLEQRWNDALKQGVAMVEELKIPFRERVNYVETKSLYLTKTVRNATATVASAAVGYAETLLNNYDRIANNIHNLRELSWALLSIAAGGVVLFGRRAYFALQLYSRYRDISKDIQHIAEALLTTLVEADLIHTDASQLSVDAHVDRSGAVYCHLNGGSTFEKSIFIKALQELVDPIDNPRYLITREHRTARGKKQLDYHAVPEVIGKNKENAQHFQKQWIKKVGSTTLLFTRSVDGRKALLQARLKSLSAQFADEVEHVSKWL from the coding sequence TTGAAAGCATTTCCAAAAGATATTCGATTTAAGTATGCGTGGCGTACTTACCAACAGCGCATATTGGACAACTTGGATACCCATCTGGAAGATGGGCATCTGCATGTGGTCGCTCCGCCAGGATCCGGAAAAACAGTGCTCGGATTAGAAGTAGCCATTCGGCTCGACAAAGCCTGCCTAATCCTTGCGCCCACCATTGCCATTCGAAATCAATGGATACAAAGGCTCTGTGAGCTGTTTCTCGGACAAACCGTTGCCCCAGATTGGATATCGACGGATATCCGCAAACCAGGCTTTGTCACCGCCGTCACCTACCAAGGCCTACATGCGGCCTGCAGCGGCACAGTAGACACCGAGCAACTCGAGCAGGAAGATGCCGAGCAACTTCCACCAGCATCGAAACCCATGAAACGCGCTCGCCTTGGCGATATCAGCAAAGCGCTACTTGCAAAAAAGGTGCAGACGCTTGTGCTCGATGAGGCCCATCACCTTAAAAATGCTTGGTGGGAAACATTAAGCAAGCTGAAATCAAAACTAAACCCTATAGTGGTTGGTCTCACGGCTACCCCTCCGTACGACGTGTCGGCCGCAGAATGGAAACGCTACATAGAGATCAATGGCCCTGTAGACGAGGAAATTTCCGTTCCTGAACTCGTGGAAGCAGGCGACCTATGTCTGCATCAAGACTACGTGCACATTTCCTTGCCAACGATTCAGGAGTGCGAGCAAATCGATGGTTTCCGCAGCAAAGCCTCTACGTTATTTCACGAAATCAAGGAAGATGAGCAACTACTCGCTGCCGTGGAAAGCCATCCTTACTGGATAGCTCCTTTGTCTCAAATAGATGCAATATATGGCGATCTGCCAGCTTACTCGGCTTGCTTAATCTATATGGCCTCTCAAGGTCGAACGTTAAGCGAGGAGCACCAAGACATAATCGGGGAGCAAGATCTGGCGATCCCTTTATTAGACTATACTTGGATGCAGCGGCTCCTTCACTTCTACATCTTCAGTGGAAATCCACATTTTGCACCCTTTGAGGAACATCGGCTGCATTTGGAGAATAGGTTACGCCGCAGCGGCGTGCTCGAGCAGCGAAGCATAGATTTTCTGAACAATAGAGCCGTCACAGGGCGATTGACCAGTAGCGTACGCAAGCTTGACAGCATCAAAGAAATCGTCGATTTTGAATATGCACATCTTGGTGAGCGACTGCGGATGGTCGTCTTAGCAGATTACATCCGTAAGGAATTTTACAGCAGTGGTTCTACCAACAACCTCGACATTAACCGACTAGGCGTGCTCCCTATCTTTGAAAAGCTACGCAGAACGAATACGATGAAGGCCAAATTGGCTGTCTTGACCGGTTCGATCATCTTGATTCCTAGCCAAGCAAAGGAAGCCTTTATTCAGAAGGCAGCAAGCATCGGGATCGAAGACATCCGCTTTACGAGTGTACCCTACGATGCCAACTACCTGCGTGTAGAGCCACACGAAAGACTTAAACATCAAGTTGTGCATGTCGTTACGCAATTGTTTCAAGCCGGATACATAGAGGTGCTCATTGGCACCAAGGCCTTGCTTGGCGAAGGTTGGGATGCACCGGCGATCAATGCGCTAATTCTAGCCAGCTTCGTGGGCTCCTTCGTATTATCCAATCAAATGCGCGGTCGTGCGATACGCACTGAAAAAGGAAATCCACACAAAACAAGCAACATTTGGCATCTCGTATGCCTAGACCCTGGCCTACCAAATGGAGGTGCAGATTTTCTAAGCATGCATCGTAAATTCAAGGCCTTCGTTGGCGTTTCCTTCCACGATGATGGCGGCATAGAAAATGGCGTTGGGCGTCTCGACATGCCCTTCGATAATCTAGATGGCGATCGTGTTGCGGAAATAAATGCGGCCATGTTTGCTTCTGCCGCCGATCGGGCAGGTCTTGAACAGCGTTGGAATGATGCCCTGAAGCAAGGAGTTGCGATGGTCGAGGAACTCAAAATTCCATTTCGGGAGCGCGTCAACTACGTCGAAACAAAATCGCTCTACCTTACCAAAACCGTTCGTAATGCTACCGCTACGGTGGCCTCCGCCGCGGTGGGTTATGCCGAAACCTTGCTCAACAATTACGATCGTATAGCTAACAATATACACAACCTCCGCGAGTTGTCTTGGGCACTGCTGAGTATTGCCGCGGGCGGCGTGGTTTTGTTTGGCCGAAGGGCTTACTTTGCCCTACAGCTGTATAGTCGCTATCGCGATATATCCAAGGATATACAGCATATTGCGGAGGCACTGCTTACCACACTCGTCGAAGCCGATCTGATCCATACCGATGCATCACAGCTTTCGGTCGACGCCCATGTAGACCGGTCTGGAGCTGTGTATTGCCATTTGAATGGTGGTAGCACTTTCGAAAAATCGATCTTCATCAAAGCCCTGCAAGAGCTCGTAGATCCAATTGATAATCCACGCTATTTAATAACGCGCGAACATCGCACAGCACGCGGCAAAAAGCAGTTGGACTATCATGCCGTCCCCGAAGTAATTGGTAAAAACAAAGAAAATGCGCAGCATTTTCAAAAACAATGGATCAAGAAGGTCGGATCTACCACTTTACTATTCACCCGTAGCGTCGATGGTCGAAAGGCCTTGTTGCAAGCGCGTCTGAAATCTCTTTCCGCACAATTTGCAGATGAGGTAGAACACGTAAGCAAATGGCTTTAG
- a CDS encoding alpha-L-arabinofuranosidase C-terminal domain-containing protein produces the protein MKNLIVAVFLFLFHAVLFAQQNQISIDADQSLGKINPLVYGQFIEYIGRCIDGGIYEENSPLSDHRGFRKDVLTKAKELHPTTLRFPGGTVVKTFHWEDGVGPKEQRKAKKNLIWGGIDSYQFGTCEFIEYCKELQAEPCLVVNLSTGTAEEAANWVEYCNGTGNTYYANLRRAHGYAEPFQVKYWALGNEEGAEPDAGRHQDPNDYVKDVWHFIKLMKLTDPSIKLIANGEAMNEHWNKTVLDGIGNAVDYLSYHYYVNTSPNKPYSIFEKIATAESEIEHLGRFIRKNYSDTVQQWSEWYRFPHREGPIKLSFDEWGIWEKQDPPYGTTNQYTWRHALATASFLQVIQRQAQTIGIANWAQMVNVLAPIMTDKEGSVKQTIFYPLQAYRKYALGEALAAESQAPILTDGIAALDLSATIDRERKMLTLFVVNRSSQEIQAPLLLKNATLKSITSKICYSSSSLEATNTLAAKDTEVVRISEDKHIQQKKPLQFAKESITIYNFTLQ, from the coding sequence ATGAAGAATCTTATTGTAGCTGTATTTCTCTTCCTTTTCCATGCTGTACTTTTTGCGCAACAAAACCAAATCAGTATTGATGCTGACCAAAGTCTAGGCAAAATTAATCCATTGGTTTACGGGCAGTTTATTGAATATATAGGACGTTGCATCGATGGTGGTATTTATGAAGAGAACAGCCCCCTGTCTGACCATCGTGGGTTTCGAAAAGATGTGCTGACTAAGGCGAAGGAACTACATCCCACGACCCTCCGTTTTCCAGGCGGCACGGTTGTCAAAACGTTTCATTGGGAAGATGGTGTCGGTCCAAAAGAGCAACGTAAAGCCAAGAAAAACCTTATTTGGGGAGGCATCGACAGTTATCAATTTGGTACTTGCGAGTTTATCGAATACTGTAAAGAGCTGCAGGCAGAGCCCTGTTTGGTTGTCAATCTTTCCACTGGCACGGCCGAGGAAGCGGCCAACTGGGTGGAGTATTGCAATGGAACAGGAAATACTTATTATGCAAACTTACGTCGTGCACACGGCTATGCTGAACCTTTTCAGGTAAAGTATTGGGCATTGGGCAATGAAGAGGGTGCCGAGCCCGACGCCGGTAGGCATCAAGATCCAAACGACTACGTCAAAGACGTGTGGCATTTTATCAAATTGATGAAACTGACCGACCCGAGCATAAAATTAATCGCCAACGGTGAAGCCATGAACGAGCACTGGAACAAAACGGTATTGGATGGGATAGGCAATGCGGTTGATTATCTATCCTACCATTACTACGTAAATACCAGCCCCAACAAGCCTTATTCGATCTTCGAGAAAATCGCAACTGCCGAAAGTGAGATCGAACACTTGGGCCGTTTCATCCGAAAAAATTACAGCGATACCGTTCAACAGTGGAGCGAGTGGTATCGATTCCCACACCGTGAAGGTCCTATTAAGCTATCTTTTGACGAATGGGGCATTTGGGAAAAACAAGATCCGCCATACGGCACCACCAATCAATATACTTGGCGCCATGCTTTGGCCACCGCTAGTTTTCTACAGGTTATTCAACGACAAGCGCAAACAATCGGCATAGCCAACTGGGCACAAATGGTCAATGTCTTAGCACCTATCATGACCGACAAAGAGGGTTCTGTCAAGCAAACCATCTTCTACCCGCTGCAAGCATACAGAAAATACGCGCTTGGCGAAGCTCTTGCTGCAGAAAGCCAAGCCCCCATATTAACCGATGGGATTGCCGCGCTCGACCTTTCGGCTACCATCGATCGCGAGCGTAAGATGTTGACCCTGTTTGTCGTCAATAGAAGCTCTCAAGAGATACAGGCACCGCTTCTCTTAAAAAATGCGACGTTGAAGTCAATTACTAGTAAGATCTGCTATTCGTCAAGTAGCTTGGAAGCAACAAATACCTTAGCCGCGAAAGATACGGAAGTGGTTCGTATATCCGAAGACAAGCATATACAGCAAAAAAAGCCGTTGCAGTTTGCGAAAGAATCGATCACAATCTATAATTTCACTTTGCAATAA
- a CDS encoding alpha/beta hydrolase produces MLHISLTISQLRTVLTFCCLLATIFMTQAQTDSSAYSYRSLMDVGYKALPNRDSLRLDLFLPASAAKKKVPLLIVVHGGGWAFGDKEMESIYYMRKLKEELLRSDFAVASISYRLVSDSVHFPKPVEDCSDAIKWLYKHADRYRLDTANYGIWGGSAGAHLAMLVAYANPGEIGGDASLREVPLRLNYVIDNFGPTKLNDLFRVNLNGFSTFMFKVFVRKLYDIRLKLTYAMTGYDFKTDKDKVLEVNERFSPLNYVDKPVLPTLIVHGTKDRIVAIKQSEQLQEAFQKHQVEHRFIRVEDGDHGLGNIAKEKTDELVQTTITFIKAHKK; encoded by the coding sequence ATGCTCCATATTTCTTTGACCATTTCCCAACTGCGCACTGTACTCACGTTTTGCTGTCTGCTGGCTACCATCTTTATGACGCAAGCACAAACAGACTCTTCGGCCTATAGTTACCGCTCGCTGATGGACGTGGGCTATAAAGCGCTCCCCAACCGCGACTCCCTGCGTTTGGATTTGTTCCTGCCTGCATCAGCAGCTAAAAAGAAGGTGCCCTTGCTGATTGTGGTGCATGGTGGCGGCTGGGCTTTCGGCGACAAAGAGATGGAAAGCATCTACTACATGCGCAAACTGAAAGAAGAGCTGCTACGCAGCGATTTTGCCGTGGCCAGCATAAGTTACCGACTGGTTTCCGATAGTGTACATTTCCCTAAGCCGGTAGAAGACTGTAGCGATGCTATAAAATGGCTTTATAAACATGCTGATCGCTATCGGTTGGATACGGCCAACTACGGCATTTGGGGCGGAAGCGCCGGTGCCCACTTGGCGATGTTGGTGGCTTATGCCAATCCGGGGGAGATAGGAGGAGATGCTAGCCTTCGAGAGGTGCCCCTTCGCTTGAATTACGTCATAGATAATTTTGGACCGACGAAACTTAACGACCTATTTCGGGTGAATCTGAATGGTTTTTCGACCTTTATGTTCAAAGTTTTTGTACGCAAATTATATGACATTCGCCTTAAATTGACTTATGCGATGACAGGCTATGATTTTAAGACGGACAAAGACAAGGTATTAGAGGTTAACGAACGCTTTTCGCCCTTGAACTATGTCGATAAACCCGTTTTGCCGACCTTAATCGTGCACGGCACCAAAGATCGTATAGTAGCCATCAAGCAATCGGAGCAGTTGCAAGAGGCATTTCAAAAACATCAAGTGGAACACCGCTTTATTCGGGTGGAGGATGGCGACCACGGATTGGGTAATATCGCCAAAGAAAAGACCGACGAATTGGTGCAGACAACGATTACCTTTATAAAAGCGCACAAAAAGTAG